The genomic interval cagagaaggGTGAACAGGCAGGGGTCTCAGGTCTCCGACCTCCTTCCCACTGGAggccctctccccctgcctccctcccccgccccccatgcacacatgcacacacgcctGACACAATGGCCGGGTGGGGCCAAGGAACTGGCTTCCTCTGTGGAGATCTCAATCTGGGCCCTCAGTTCCCGCCCCAGAAACACAGGAACAGGCATTCGGAGACCTGGCCCCACACTCCTCGCTCCAAGGGGTAGGCAGGACAGGCTGAAAATAGAAACAGCTTCCAGAAAGATAAAGGTAAGTTCAGGGAGGGGGGCACTACAGGGAGCGGGAAGCCCGGGTGGGGGTCCCGTGGTGTGACATAAAGAGTGGCTCACACCCAGAGGGACAGGTTAGAAGCTTAAGGGACGGGCTCTCGTGTGTGGTGTGGGAGAGATAGACACGTCctggagggacacacacaccaTCCCTCAGCTGATACAGAGGTGTCCAGACGCCCGTGCCCGGTGCCCTCCCACCGGCCCGGCCCTGTGCCATTGCCAGCCCATCCTTCGTCGCCACCCCAGGGCCCCAACAGCCCCCAGTCCACGCAGCCACGCAGCCACAACCAGACCCTGTGCATACAGAACAGCCCGCTCTCCCACGCCGGCGTTTCAGCCTTTTTCCGGGACCCTTGGGATCCTGGGTCCATCACATCTTCCAGAACCCTAGTGTGCGCATGTGGAGTGCGgtgtggtttggggagggggggtgtccGGTTGGGAGGAGGATCCGATTCCTGTTTCCTGCCCCTACTCACTCAGCCCTGGGAGGTGACAGAGTGGAGAGGACTGAAGGGTGAGTGCTGGGGCCTGGTACCTGGGTCCCTGTGAGAGAGGCCTGAGTGGGGGGGCGGGAAAGGAAGTAAACGCAGGTACCTttggcggggagtggggggggagagggatcCCTGAAGGGGGGCAAGGCTGGGGAGGAGCCCGCCAGCTGGTGAGGCCACTGCCTGGGTCACCTAAGGAGCTTCCTGCCAGAACACAGAGGCCATTGAGCTGCAAGCTTCACAGCctccggcccccagcccccacccggcATCCTTTCTCCAGAACCTAATCCGGGGCCTGGAGGGGTCTGACTCTCCGGCCGCCTCCTGTGCGGAGTTTGGGGCCACCGCCCTGACCCTGCCGCCTTCTCAGGATTGCAGCCGCCTGCCCGCAGGAGGAGGTGAAGCCCAGGTTTCGGCGTCCTGGCCCCACTGGTCCTCACCTTCAGTCCGGTCTCCCGACCACCCACCAGGCATCCTGGCAGGACCCAGGCTCCCACTGGGGCCTCTCTGACCAgatgcggggcgggggcgggcagggaTGAGGACGGGGCAGGAGAGACCGTGCCCGGGGCCCCCTGGTCTCTTGGGGTCAGAGGCTCCAGGAATCTTGAGGGCAGGAAAAGGAGACTAAAAATAATCCGGAAAGGGAGAGTCCGGAGAGAGGAACTGGGAAATGGGGGGCGGAGGGCCCGCTGGAGCAGGGAAATAGTGATGCATCCCTCGCTTCCCCGGGCCCGGGCGGCGCGCCTGCGCACACGCGTCCGCTCGCACCCCGCCTCTCCGCCTGCACCGCGCCGCGGCCCGCGCTCGCCCCCCGCCTGGCCGCACGGAGCGTGCGTTCTCAACACCTCTCGCGCGCTGGCGCACGCACGCAAGCACGCACAGCTCTGCAGCCGGACACGTCTGGCCATAGGAGAAGCGCGATGTACCGGGGCCCCCAACCTGGGTCTCCAGCCGGCCGCCCCCGCGCCGGCCTCACTGCCCCCTGTGGCCCGACTGTGGCAGCAGAAgccaaaagacagagagaaatggaggctgggaggctgggaggggtgagAGGTGAGGAGAGGAAGACAGTGGAGAtgagaaagaagcagagggagggcacTAGCCTTTTCCcctcccgcgccccccccccaccccgaaatCATGTCCCCATTTGCTTGCAAACAGTTTCTGCTGGGAGGCCTCCGTCTACCCAtggcgggggaagggggtgggtggggtggggtgggccttaagggtctcttcctccctcttcctcagggGATGACTCCAGAAGAGTATCCCACTCCTTTGAAGAGCCCAGAGGAAGATGTCAGCCCAGTCTCTTCCTGCAGCAACACCCCCTACCCAGAAGCCCCCTCGGATCATCCGCCCCCGTCCTCCTTCTCGCCCCAGGGCTGCCCAGTCCCCAGGGCCCCACCACAACGGCTCTTCTCCACGAGAagctcccctcacccccaatgACGCGCCAACCCCGATGTGCACCCCCATCCCCTGGGagcccccagcctcggccctcaAGCCCCCTGCCCTTCTGCCCCCCTCGGCTTCTAAAGCCAGCCTCGACTCCCAGACTTCCCCAGACTCGCCTTCCAGCACCCCCAGTCCAGTGTCCAGGCGCTCCGTCACCCCAGAGCCCGCTCCCCGGTCTCCAGTTCCCCCACCCAAGCCCTCCGGGTCACCCCACACTCCgcccctgctccccagggctGAGGTCCTGGCCCAGGGTGGCTCTGCCTCGGCCCCAGGCGCTGTGCGGAGATTGGCTGGCAGGTTTGAATGGGGGGCTGAAGGTAAGGTCCAGGCTGGGGATGCCCTGGAGCCGGGTGCCCATGGGGCAGTGGATGTGAATGGCGAGAGAGAGGTTCCACAGGGCAACGTTGCTGGGAGCGGGTCACAGGAGAATGGCGCTCCGGGTAAGTGCATCGTGGAGCCCTGGGTGGGCTTCTTTGTTTTTAGTGCTTTAAGACTGGGTCCTTTCAGGGgcgctatatatatatgtatgtatatatatatgtatatacatgtatgtatatatatacacatacatatatacatgtatatgtatatatatatacacatatatttatacgtgtatatacatatatatatacatgtatatatgtatgtatatatatacacatatatatacacatatatatatacatgtatatatatatacatatatatatatatatttttttttttacattttttaaagatttatttatttttgagagacagacagaacacagggtgggtgggggtgggacagagagagagggagggacacacagaatccgaagcaggctccaggggctacatttttaaaaatggatttcatGTTGGGAAAAATCTGATTTccatgttttttggggggggtttgAGGAGAGTCAGGGTGGGGGAGATAAAGATGCCTGGGGCTGGACCACCTTGTCCCACTGCTTGGTAGCttagggagagggaggaggcccGGGCAAGGTGCGGCCAGGCCCCAAGGGCCTTCTCCTTAGGGCACCCCTGTCTCCCCCAGATGCTGTCCTGGCCTGTCCTCCCTGTTGCCCCTGTGTCTGCCACATAGGCCGGCCTGGCCTGGAGCTCCGATGGGTACCTGTGGGGGGCTATGAGGATGGCCCCAGGGCTTTCTGCCGGGCCTCCCCACTGAGGACCTCCCGCTCCCGCCCCAGCCCTccaagcctcagtctccccccAGTGGTCCTTACGTCCTACCGCTCCACTGCCGAACGCAAACTCTTGCCACCCCTGAAAGCCCCCAAACCAGCGTGGGTCAGGCCAGACGTCACCGCTTCCGGGGACCCCCCGCAGCCAGATCTCCATTTGCCCTCGGAAGACGGAATCCCGACAGGTACAGAGCCCGGGTGAGCGGGTCTCTGGgcggggaagggaagggctggaggtgGATCTTTGTAAAAGCCAAAAAACTACCACCCACAACCCGCCCTGGACTCTTTGTTCTCCACCAGCTGCTGCTCTGGGGCTGACTGGAGTTGTAGTTTTTATAGTGAGCGTCTGCCgctggcgggtgggggtggggtgggggctggagtcAGGAGTCCGGGGCTGGGGATCCTGGAGATTTGTTCTCTGGACTCTGGGCTCTCTCTCCAGGGGACAATCCTGATGAAGCTCTTCAGGACACTCCTCCAGCATCTATGGAGGGCAGGTACCAAACACCCGCACCCTTACCCCTACCCCAGCGCAGGCTAAGCTTCAGGCCCAGCGAAATCTCACCTTCGCAGATGTGGGGGAAGGACGTCTAGGGCTCTGGAGACAAGCGGTTCTGtcccttaccagctgtgtggcctcagacaagtcacttaaccttcctGGTCTCAGGGTCCTCATCTGTGGGTGGGGATAAGACACCAGctacttcacagagttgttgAGTGCGATACTGGTAAAGAGCCCCGCCCACAGCAATTGCTCTGGTTTACTTCCGGGACCTTGAGCCTCTATTGCAATGGTCTATAAATCTGTTTAGCACCAGGGACGCCTCTCCTGTGTTATGTGGGTTTGTTGATCatcttaatgttcatttattttattttgagagagagacagagagaggcagagaaagagaaggagatagagaatcccaagcaggctccacgctgtcagcacagagcccgatacggggctcaaacccacgaaccatgaaatcatgacctgagccgaaatcaagagtcagatgcttaaccggctgagccacccagggacccctattaATCATTTTAGATTCACCACCCCTATCAGAGCTAGTGAGTTCCCACTCACTTATTCAGCCCTTGCTGGTAGGAATTCTCCTAGGTGTTTAACTTGGTTGAATGCGGCAGAGCAGGGAGGTGCGATTCTGGGTTCGATCATGCTGAATTTCACTGAGACACAGATAGGACACGCCAGACAACCATCCGCACCTGAGCGATCTGGAGAGCTCTGGAGAGAGAGGCTTGGAAGTGTGTGGTACCCAGTAGTTGAGATCGCAGGAATGGATGGGGCCTGCCCAGTACAGGGCCTCGTATACAACAggcacataaataatttttacaaaatgtttgtttatttttcaagagagagagagagagagagcaggggaggggcagagagagaggatcccaagcaggccctgagctgtcagcgcagagcccgatgcggggcttgaactcacaaaccgggagatggggacctgagccaaagtcagacggtcgcccgactgggccacccaggcgccccgcataaataattttgtgtgtgtggttccatCGGGGTCCCTGCACACTACCTGTGTGCGGATCGCGCACTCCCTTACACTAGCATGTGAATAGCGCCCCCTGGGGGGGGTGTGATCGTGGTGGCTCTGGGGCAGTCCCTCCGTTTCTCTCCGCAGGGACAAGGAGGGGCTGGAATTGCTGAAGGAACAGAACTGGGAGCTGCCCCTGCAGGACGGTGAGGGCCTCTGGACCTGGGgtcccctctgtccccccccccatcaaGCAGTGGGGAAAGGTTCTGGGGCGCTGGGCTTCCCTGATGTGCTGGGTCTGTACTCCAGAGCCCCTGTACCAGAACTATCGAGCGGCTGTGCTGTCAGAGGAGCTCTGGGGGGTCAGCGAGGACGGGTGTCCCTCTCCAACAAACCCCGGCGAAGCTCCCACCTTCGCACGGCCCCCTGGACCTCGCAACACGCTGTGGCAGGAGCTGCCGGCTGTGCGGGCCAGCGGCCTCCTGGACACCCTCAGCCCCCAGGAGAGGCGCATGCAGGAGGTGGGCACGCCTGGGGTCCGGCAGGGCtggcgcggggcggggggaggagggtggaaccTGCGTCCGGGACTGGCGGGGAGCCGGGCTTTCGGCCCActgccctgcccttcctcctcagaGCCTGTTCGAGGTGGTGACCTCCGAGGCCTCCTACCTGCGCTCCCTGCGGCTGCTAACTGACACCTTCGTGCTGAGCCAGGCTCTCCGGGACACGCTCACCCCCCGGGACCACCACACCCTCTTCTCCAACGTGCAGCGAGTCCAGGGAGTCAGCGAGCGGTCAGTGGGGTCCTGTCGGAACAGCAAGCGGGGCCTCTGGCCGCTGAGCACTCCCTTAGCTTTCTGCTTGTCCCAGGTCCTCCCTTCCAGGGGCCCAGATAGCGCCCAGCTCTTCGCTCGGACTCCTGGGAGACCTGGCTGTGTGCCCCACCTCCATTGCGTGTTCCCCTGACTCCCTCAGGTTTCTAGGGACGCTGCTGTCCCGTGTGCGCTCTTCCCCCCACATCAGCGACCTGTGTGACGTGGTGCACGACCACGCCGTGGGCCCCTTCTCGGTGTACGTGGATTACGTGCGCAACCAGCAATACCAGGAGGAGACCTACAGCCGCCTTATGTGAGTGCacgtggcgggggagggggaggacgggaggggagcaggggcgggggcggggcctccagGTGGACGCCGCCATCCGCCGGGACCGCTTTCGCAGGGACACGAACGTGCGCTTCTCGGCCGAGCTGCGGCGCCTGCAAAGCCTCCCCAAGTGCGAGCGGCTGCCGCTGCCGTCCTTCCTGCTGCTGCCCTTTCAGCGAATCACCAGGCTCCGCATGCTGCTGCAGGTACCTGTacccccccggggtgggggtggggggccctcgCGGGAGCACTCTCCCcctatctcccccccccccccagcgtgGGTAGGGGGGGCCCTCCTGCCCGGCTTCTCAACTCAGGACCCACCCAGCCTGGCTGGAGCCGACCAGCCGTCCCCGGAGCAGTCTGGGTCCCGCGAAGGAGCCCCTGGCTGGACGCGCGGGTTCGCCACTTAGCTCGGCCACTAGCTGGCCCAGTGGTCTTGGGCAGGTCCCCTCCTGTCCCGGGGTCTGGGGGGAACGTGAGGAGTGGCCTTTGAGGTCTCCCGCCGCGTGCCTCCCCAGTGGGGGGTGATAGCACTCCCAGCGAGGCACCGATGAGCTCTTTGGGGGTGAAAACAACCTTAGCTGGTCCAGTGTTTGCGGGGGCACATCGGTAGACGCGCAGCGTATCTGTGGCGTTAACGTTCCACGCGGGCAGGACGCTGCGGGGAAAACGTTGTCTAAAGAGGCGCCTTGGCGGGGCGATACCGGGGATGGGGGTTAGGTTGAGACACAGAAACGCTCTTCTGTTGCAAAGCAGAAACTTCTCCCTAAACCAGGTCACCTGCTGTGGGTGACCCGGTGAGAGGCCCCATCTAGGGTATCAGCCTCTTCCTATCGTATTCAGCTTTCTATATCCCCGGTGTAGACAGTGCCATAATCATACTACTAATCGTAATAGCTAGACGGCTGTCGAGCGCTCTGTTCTAGGCATGGTTTTAAGTGTTGTCTGCCTATTTCACATTACCGGCCACTGTAGGTGGGCAGTGTTACTGACCccactttatggatgaggaaactgaggcaccgcgAGGTTCcataacttgccccaggtcataCAGAGGATAACTGAGAGCGGCAAAATGGACGCCTGGGCGCTCTTAACCACTTGGCTGCATTGTTTGCGCCAAGAGCTAACGATGAAAATACTagctgtcttcttttgtgtttactgCGGGCCAAGGAGTACTTTTCATAGATTTACCTCGTTGAATCGTTACAGCAGTGCTTCTGGTCTGCTGGGTGGGTATTGttgtccccatttgacagatggggagactgaggcccagagaggtaacATGACGGGCTCAGGGTAATGCAGATGGGGAGTGGTGAGGTCTGTCTGCCTCCCTGAGGTTGGTTCCCCAGCCCGGTGAACCCAGAACATTTTGTCAAGCTACGTAGGGTCCTCTGAACAGCAGCCCCTCTGAATCCCAGGGCGGCAGAGCGGGGCGCCCAGTCCCTCTTACCTCCTTGTCCCCAGAATATCCTGCGCCAGACAGAGGAGGGGTCCAGCCGCCAGGAGAATGCCCAGAAAGCCCTGGGTGCCGTCAGCAAGGTGGGCAGGAGGGATgctttggggggggaggggataggGGATCCGGAGGCAGGCGACCAGGTGGTTGGGGCggaaggaaggagggctgggTGACACGGCTCCCCCAACCCCAGATCATTGAGCGCTGCAGTGCAGAGGTGGGGCGCATGAAGCAGACAGAGGAGCTGATCCGGCTCACCCAGAGGCTGCGCTTTCACAAAGTCAAGGTGAGCCCCTGcccaggcccccccccacccccccgcagtGCGGCAACAAGCCAGaacctccccctgctcccccacaGGCCCTGCCCCTGGTGTCCTGGTCCAGGCGCCTGGAGTTGCAAGGGGAGCTGACCGAGTTAGGGTGCCGGAGGGGGGGTGTGCTCTTTACCTCGCGCCCCCGCTTCACCCCCCTCTGCCTGCTACTCTTCAGCGACCTGCTGCTCATCACTCAGCCCAAGAGGTGggtcccagggagggagggagcccaggcTGGGGTAGGGAGGCGGGGAGCTGGGGGTCCAGCCGGATCCCCCATTCGCCCTCTGAACTGCCTCTTCCCTGGGCAGTGGGCAGCGGCTGCAGGTTCTGGACTATGCCCACCGCTCCCTGGTCCAGGCCCAGCAGGTTCCGGACCCATCTGGACCCCCTACGTTCCGCCTCTCCCTTCTCAGCAACCACCAGGGCCGCCCCACCCACCGGCTACTCCAAGCCTCCTCCCTGTGAGTCGTGTCGCCTTCAGAAGACACCCTGGGACCCTCGGTTGGATTCTCAGGCCCCGCCACCCTCTTCCTCAGTCTCTCTCCTCCACGGCCCCTGTCTGTCCCTCAGAAGGACCTCCCGGTTCAAACGTGACCCCTCCCTATGTCCCCACCAGATCAGACATGCAGCGCTGGCTGGGAGCCTTCCCTACCCCcggcccccttccctgctccccggACACCGTCTATGAGGACTGTGGTGAGTGTCCTCCGGGAGACGAGGGAAGGAAAAGTGAGGCTAAAGGGGGAAGATGGGGGAAAAGCTACAAAGGGCCTTGATCCCACTGTGTGTCACCCACCCCCAAGCAGACTGCTCCCAGGAACTGTGTTCAGAGTCTTCTGCACCGGCCAGGACTGAGGCACGAAGTCTGGAGTCCAGGGCTCTGCCCAGGCACCTGCACAAGAGCCCTGAAGGTGagagattcttttatttattcattcggtgaattaaaaaaaaaagtttattgatttatttagagagaaaggggagaaggaagggcagaaagagcgagaatcctgatgtggggctcaaacccacaaactgataGATCATGACTCCAGCTGAGGtcacgagttggacacttaaccgactgagccacccaggtgccccctgtaggaattactttaaaaaaaaaagtagatgataCAGTGTCTGAGGGTTATAAGTGTTGTGGGAAAACGCATGTAGAACAGAGTCAGGGTCAGGCGTCCCAGGGTTGGGTAggagtacaattttttttttaatgtttatttatttattatgtttatttttgagagagagagcgagagagagaaaaagagaaaaatagcgagtgggggagggacagaacgagagggagacacagaatctgaagcaggttccaggctctgagctggccacacagagcccagtgtggggcccgaactcatgaaccatgtgtgagatcatgacatgagccaaagttggatgcttaaccaactgagacacccaggtgccctaggattACAATTGAACATAGAGAGGTCAACGGGgtgctggcgctctctctctctctctctctctctctctcaaaataaataaataagcttaaaaaagtaaaaataggggagcctgggtgcctcagtcagtaaagtgtctgacttcggctcaggtcatgatctcacagttcatgagttcaagccccaggtctggctctgtgctgatagctcggagcctggagcctggttgggattctatgtctccctctgtctctgcccctcccctgctcgtgctctgcctctctgtctctctgtctctctcaaaaataaataaacatttaaaaattttaaaaataaataggaggtCGAGGTGCCCCTCCACAAGGAGGCACCGTGTGAGCAGTGACTTGACAGAGGTGAAGAACTTAGTTGGGCGCATGGTGTCTGGGAAAAGAGTGTCCCAGACCAAGGCAGGAGtcggtgcaaaggccctgtggccagAGTGTTTGAAGAATCCTAAGGAGGCCAGCCAGCCTGGTAGACGGAGTGAAAAAAGGCCAGAGAAACAGATGAGGTCACAGAAGTAAGGGGGACCAGACCGTGCGGGTCCCGTAAGAACTCCAGCTCTCCCTTGCGTGAGATGAGCAGCACTGATGAGAGATGAGCAGGGCTGGACAGGAATGACACGCATcttctgttgctgctgctgtctCCACCTCTAATGAAATGGCCTTTCTACTGCCGCTCCAGGCTTCTCCACTCATCCCCACACTCACCGTGACCCCCAGGCCTCAGACCCCGTCGgacctccttttccttcctgtccCGTCCACTGCCCTGGCTCCACTTGGGcccctgtctctcttttcccaggCTGGCTAAAGGGCTTTCCTGGGGCCTTCCCTGCCCAGCTGGTGTGTGAAGTCACAGGGGAACACGAAAGGAGGAA from Panthera leo isolate Ple1 chromosome E1, P.leo_Ple1_pat1.1, whole genome shotgun sequence carries:
- the ARHGEF15 gene encoding rho guanine nucleotide exchange factor 15 isoform X3 — protein: MSAQSLPAATPPTQKPPRIIRPRPPSRPRAAQSPGPHHNGSSPREAPLTPNDAPTPMCTPIPWEPPASALKPPALLPPSASKASLDSQTSPDSPSSTPSPVSRRSVTPEPAPRSPVPPPKPSGSPHTPPLLPRAEVLAQGGSASAPGAVRRLAGRFEWGAEGKVQAGDALEPGAHGAVDVNGEREVPQGNVAGSGSQENGAPDAVLACPPCCPCVCHIGRPGLELRWVPVGGYEDGPRAFCRASPLRTSRSRPSPPSLSLPPVVLTSYRSTAERKLLPPLKAPKPAWVRPDVTASGDPPQPDLHLPSEDGIPTGDNPDEALQDTPPASMEGRDKEGLELLKEQNWELPLQDEPLYQNYRAAVLSEELWGVSEDGCPSPTNPGEAPTFARPPGPRNTLWQELPAVRASGLLDTLSPQERRMQESLFEVVTSEASYLRSLRLLTDTFVLSQALRDTLTPRDHHTLFSNVQRVQGVSERFLGTLLSRVRSSPHISDLCDVVHDHAVGPFSVYVDYVRNQQYQEETYSRLMDTNVRFSAELRRLQSLPKCERLPLPSFLLLPFQRITRLRMLLQNILRQTEEGSSRQENAQKALGAVSKIIERCSAEVGRMKQTEELIRLTQRLRFHKVKALPLVSWSRRLELQGELTELGCRRGGVLFTSRPRFTPLCLLLFSDLLLITQPKRSDMQRWLGAFPTPGPLPCSPDTVYEDCDCSQELCSESSAPARTEARSLESRALPRHLHKSPEGWLKGFPGAFPAQLVCEVTGEHERRKHLRQHQRLLEAVGPSSGPPSAPPP
- the ARHGEF15 gene encoding rho guanine nucleotide exchange factor 15 isoform X1, translated to MSAQSLPAATPPTQKPPRIIRPRPPSRPRAAQSPGPHHNGSSPREAPLTPNDAPTPMCTPIPWEPPASALKPPALLPPSASKASLDSQTSPDSPSSTPSPVSRRSVTPEPAPRSPVPPPKPSGSPHTPPLLPRAEVLAQGGSASAPGAVRRLAGRFEWGAEGKVQAGDALEPGAHGAVDVNGEREVPQGNVAGSGSQENGAPDAVLACPPCCPCVCHIGRPGLELRWVPVGGYEDGPRAFCRASPLRTSRSRPSPPSLSLPPVVLTSYRSTAERKLLPPLKAPKPAWVRPDVTASGDPPQPDLHLPSEDGIPTGDNPDEALQDTPPASMEGRDKEGLELLKEQNWELPLQDEPLYQNYRAAVLSEELWGVSEDGCPSPTNPGEAPTFARPPGPRNTLWQELPAVRASGLLDTLSPQERRMQESLFEVVTSEASYLRSLRLLTDTFVLSQALRDTLTPRDHHTLFSNVQRVQGVSERFLGTLLSRVRSSPHISDLCDVVHDHAVGPFSVYVDYVRNQQYQEETYSRLMDTNVRFSAELRRLQSLPKCERLPLPSFLLLPFQRITRLRMLLQNILRQTEEGSSRQENAQKALGAVSKIIERCSAEVGRMKQTEELIRLTQRLRFHKVKALPLVSWSRRLELQGELTELGCRRGGVLFTSRPRFTPLCLLLFSDLLLITQPKSGQRLQVLDYAHRSLVQAQQVPDPSGPPTFRLSLLSNHQGRPTHRLLQASSLSDMQRWLGAFPTPGPLPCSPDTVYEDCDCSQELCSESSAPARTEARSLESRALPRHLHKSPEGWLKGFPGAFPAQLVCEVTGEHERRKHLRQHQRLLEAVGPSSGPPSAPPP
- the ARHGEF15 gene encoding rho guanine nucleotide exchange factor 15 isoform X2 gives rise to the protein MSAQSLPAATPPTQKPPRIIRPRPPSRPRAAQSPGPHHNGSSPREAPLTPNDAPTPMCTPIPWEPPASALKPPALLPPSASKASLDSQTSPDSPSSTPSPVSRRSVTPEPAPRSPVPPPKPSGSPHTPPLLPRAEVLAQGGSASAPGAVRRLAGRFEWGAEGKVQAGDALEPGAHGAVDVNGEREVPQGNVAGSGSQENGAPDAVLACPPCCPCVCHIGRPGLELRWVPVGGYEDGPRAFCRASPLRTSRSRPSPPSLSLPPVVLTSYRSTAERKLLPPLKAPKPAWVRPDVTASGDPPQPDLHLPSEDGIPTGDNPDEALQDTPPASMEGRDKEGLELLKEQNWELPLQDEPLYQNYRAAVLSEELWGVSEDGCPSPTNPGEAPTFARPPGPRNTLWQELPAVRASGLLDTLSPQERRMQESLFEVVTSEASYLRSLRLLTDTFVLSQALRDTLTPRDHHTLFSNVQRVQGVSERFLGTLLSRVRSSPHISDLCDVVHDHAVGPFSVYVDYVRNQQYQEETYSRLMDTNVRFSAELRRLQSLPKCERLPLPSFLLLPFQRITRLRMLLQNILRQTEEGSSRQENAQKALGAVSKALPLVSWSRRLELQGELTELGCRRGGVLFTSRPRFTPLCLLLFSDLLLITQPKSGQRLQVLDYAHRSLVQAQQVPDPSGPPTFRLSLLSNHQGRPTHRLLQASSLSDMQRWLGAFPTPGPLPCSPDTVYEDCDCSQELCSESSAPARTEARSLESRALPRHLHKSPEGWLKGFPGAFPAQLVCEVTGEHERRKHLRQHQRLLEAVGPSSGPPSAPPP